The Mastacembelus armatus chromosome 4, fMasArm1.2, whole genome shotgun sequence genome segment ATAATTCAAATTACAGCTCAGTATCATTTCAAGGTTTATAAATCTCTGTAGGACCCAACTCTAGTTTTAATAATTCTCAAAAGGCTTATAGTGTGTTTTAACTGTCAGAAACTCTGTCTTTGATACAGTCTCCGTATCAACCATTCAATCAATCAACTTGAAAGTGGGAAATTCCTCCAGTCCagtaaatcaaaatcaaaacagagtCAACAGTAAATTAACTTGTTTCGACAGGTTATGGTGTAATTCTTCAAATATGGCTTTAATTCTTGCAAGCAAGGAGATTTTCAACTGCCATTTAAATGAAGGAGCCAGTCCAAAATCATCTGTAGAAAGctaaagataaataaaacactacAGAGTACTGCACATGTGATCATATTCTGCACTACAATGAACCATATATTATGGATGTTATTGCTGGCTGAATACTGCTTTTATCCTCATTCTGAAAAGTTAACAAAAGACTTAAAGTCCCCGAAAACATAGCCTCTTAGTGATGGGGCCTACATGAACACAGAATTTTCTGAACAGCTTTGGCCAGTTcactttttctacatttttgttctacatttttgtttgtgtcattgcCTTTCTCACAGGTTTGAAATAGGAAAATGTGATGTCATGTTTTCTCTATAAACCAATCAGAGTAATAGTACAGACTTTATATTGCCATAAATGTAACCAAGTTTCTATATAGTCCCATGCACCATTTCAGCTGAGTTTTAGAACAGCTAAGGATATCTTTTTCCCCAgatattttacattgttttttgttgatgTAGTCATAAATATTGTTTCTAGTAATTATAGATAACTACACTAAATCCCCAATTGGCAGCTGTGCCTTATCCATGACAGTTGTTGAAAGTatcagttgttgttttgtaagTTCTAGTTCAGATGCCCATCATGAAACCCCCTTCAGCCACAGAAAGCCTCTTTAATCAGACCTAAAGTTGCTTAGTAATTTTCCCATGAGCCCTCAGTTCATTGACATCATCTCCCAGACAATCCTGTTGTTTCCGCCCATGAGACGCCTGCTACTTTATTTTAAAGGCCACTTGAGACCCTATTTAATAAGCACAAGCCACCACAATATTGTCTTATAAAAAGTGATGCATCACATTTCACTTGCACTCAGTGGAGCTGTAGTTCTTCCCTGTGatgaatgaaattattttaacaaaggcatgtttggagaaaaaggGAAGCATTAGATTACATATATAACCACAGCTCACAGTATATATTTAATAATCACACTCTTTCAGTACATGAAGCTTGTCTCCTAGCTGCCTGCATAGAAATATAATTGTAAGGGAACAGTAATTCATGACACTAAATGCCCTATGTGCTCAATATTTTGACCCTAGACAGAGGAGTGAGTAattcaaattatgtttttattacctTGGCTTGTCCTGTGTCTTCATCAGGCTTGTCTTACTCAGTTGCTGCTTGTGTTTTACAGGACTATGCTGTTTCAACTGTGCCTGTGCTGGAAGCTCTGCACCTGAAGAGTTTCTGCAGCATGGGGGGGCCAGGGCTCATTGTCATCGGCTCCAGTGAACCAGCACAGAAAGCCCTCAAAGTAAGAAACCTGTGTATGAGTGAGTTGTATGTTCAGCAGACGCGTCATCACATTGCTATGATTCCCTCTGTAGTCATGGAAACCACTGATTCAgtgtggtgtttttttaattatgacATACATTGATGCAGTAGATCCATCACATGTGTTGGTTCAGAGCAGACTCCCTTACAGGTTGATCACTGCAAACACATTTAATCCACCTGTCGCTTTAAACTCTTAACCTATTAATTCATATTCTCAGCTAATATGTGAGGATTGCCCCTGGCACTCATGCTCACTTCAGTTTCAAGGGGGTTGTCCTTCTGTCTAACTGCCTGAGTTCATTAAGACTTAAAAGGCTTCTGCATTGATCGAGCTTCAttgcaacattaaaaacacactgaactcTGAGACACTGAAGGACTCAACGTACAAGAAGACCGTTTTCACcctgacaaagacaaattgtCATTTTCACAAAGAGAGTAATAAATCTCAGCCCATCCCTCTGATGGAATTATCCCTCAAATTCCCAAACATTATGTAAGACTCTTGGTGAAGCTTTTTGACAGAATTCATGACATACATGAAATACAGTGGAATATGTAATGTCAAATTTACACAGCACAGACACGCACCTGTTCTGCATTTAATTACGTAAAGACTTCGACTCACAAGCACATACACCCTTGGCCTTTCTGGCAGAGCATCTCACATGCCTCCTAATGTGATATCTCCCCCTACTGGCCTGGACACAAAAAGGGTTAAAAGTCACTTAGTTTATGTCAGAGGTAATTAACACTAGTGTTAACACTACACAGCATATCATAATGAGGCAAGTACTTAAGGGAAGTACAAGGTCAGACTTGTTGGTGTGGAAGAATGTTTGCATTGCTGAAATGTACAGAAAAGCTCAAGAATCTACGCATAAACATGCGCTAATTAAATTTGTATTCCAGCGTCAACTCGTTAAAAAATGCTGCCTGTTTGATCACCCCAGTAATTGGCTACTGGAGCATGGAGTAGCCGTTAGCAAGACTTAATGACAGACTGCTCACTTTCTAATTAAGGCTTACATCACACTCTCTTGCAGCAATTAGCTCCTGTTTTAAGGGACTTTTAACAACCCTGGATTCGACATTAGGTAATGTTCTCTTTGTGGGAGGAGTGAGATCTTATGGATGCTGGTTTAATGAATTGAAAGAGCTTGTTTTGGATGTAAGTGCTCTTAGGGCAATGAGGCTCCTTGTCTGTGTACCCTTAGACAAAGCCACTTTGTTTCTATTGAAGTTGGAGCCTGGTTAATTTTTCTCCTACAGCATATTCACTGATGAGATAAGCTCTGACCTTTTTGGAAAGTGTGTGACTCATTTTAATGAATGAGAGAGAATTGAAgctctgcagtgtgtttttgatGTCTGCTTAGTTCATTTTTGCcctctgaagtttttttttttggtttgttttgttttttttttttagctgggATGTGCTcagcatatgtgtttgtgtaaagaAGGTGTAGTCTCCTGTCTATGTTTAAGTCTCCTGAGGATGAGAATACACACTGACCGGATGGATTTTATCATCCATCTGCTACTGTCAGTGCCAAGCTTCACTCATGAAGTCATCATTCCGTAAAATTGCCTCTGCAGCACCCATTCCCAGAATGACCGGCAGTCTTTAGCTTTACCAGTCACCCTCTTACGTCACCCTCCATTTGTACTGGAGGTGTCAGTTTTCCACGCGTTTGTATTGGAGGTGTTAATTTATCATACATGTATATTGCAGGTGTCGATTTTCCACTATAAAGCTGATTTTGTCCGCTGTTCAAATAAAAGTGAACTGAACTAAATTGAGTTCTTAATTTACCATTGACGAATCAAAAATGATATATAGCATTTAGATGTGTAAAACATTAGTTGTTTGGCAGCGATTTcccctctgtctgtttttaacatTGTTTCAAGAGGTCTATTGCTGTGTTGATTTTGCACTGCACTTCCAAGAGATCACTCCTCCATTTAACAAACAGCCCTGTCTCATGACAGCTTTATCCTTAGGTCTTCCATTTAATGGTGGAATTTACTGCTTTTACTGACCTCTCAATTGTTCTTTTTGTATTCCAGCTAAGCACTGTTACTGCTGccagaaacataaaatgtcCCACTTCTTGTGTACTGAACAGATTTTTCCTGGGAAAGCCCAAACAAATTACTTTAAAGAACTGGGTTGGCTCTCGTAGTAATAAATATCTCGTATTGTCGAAGGCACAaagaatgtgagtgtgtttatcttatcttatgagTAATGAGTAATCCATATTTGCATGTAACATACATAAAAAGCCTTTCGGCATTTCACTAAACACTCTGTCCTTCCCTGTTCAGTGGAAATCAAAATGATCTTCAACAACAAAGTCCGTTGTGCTCCCCAACTAcccattttcttattttacattGCTAATCACATGTAATCACATGTGCTCACACTCTAAAGCTTTAAGTATGTCAAGCAGCAGACACACTTTCTGATTGCAGTGTAAATGTAatgtgattgtttgtttgtttttttaactgctAGTTATTAGAAGCCAACCACCTCATTCCCACACAGTTAGAGGTGAAAGTGAGTGGTAGAAAAGATCCTTCAAATGAGACAGTGGAAATTTATATCTGTTAAAAATCTCACTTCTCAAAATACCTTTTTAATGTTGACACTTTTTTAACACTCACTTTCCACCTCCCCTCCCCATCTCTTCTCTGAGGTCTCCGTCTGCAGATGTTCCCCTCATAAACATTAAGAGACACCTGTCTCTCCTCTGGTCATAACATCCTTGCCCCACGACTTCCACTTGGCAACGCGGCGTCTTCTCAGCCTCCCACCCCCCACCATCTGTCCCACCTTCACCTCTTTTAGATTACATAAATAACATGACATCTGCTGAGAAAGAAtgtctgtctgctcctgtgttctCCATTAAGGACCTCCAGGCCTTGAGAGTGGTTTggccagtaaaaaaaaaagatgtggtGCTGCCTTTGTGGACTTCTGACTCTGagtgtctgttttttgtctgtctctctgaaaGCCCTACGGACACTCAGCCGTTTATCTAAATGTCTTTTTCCTGCCTGTCTCCTGTGTGTGTAGATCATGCAGCAAATGAGTGACCATCGCTATGACAAACTGACGGTGCCTGATGACCAAGCTGCCAACTGCATCTACATGAACCTGCCTAATAAAGGACATGTGCTTCTGCACTGCTCAGCAGATGAGTTTCCTGAGAGTGTAAAGGTTATGTTCAGCTCATTTAGCATCCACACACAGTAACTTTGTCTCACTCACACGTTCATTTCCAGTGCTTACACTTTGGGGACAAAGAAAAAGTGTCAGGACAGCCAGACTGTTTTAGTGGCTTAGATTTAAAGATCACTGTCCTTTTGTTGCTTTTCATCCTGTCCAaacctctgagaaaaacaaCTGTTTGGAGAGAGAAGCCCTACTTAAGCTACatggttgttttacacagacCACTGCAGGATAACCACAGCACGATAACCTGCAGTTTTGTATGAAGTGAACTTTTGTGGGCGTGGCGTGGGCTGTGGATTAGTAGTCACAGATCTTGGGTCCTTATTTTTCAGAATTTGAGTCAGTTAGCAAAGATCATCATCTAAGTAGTTTTTGAAGTCGCtattatctgtgtttttatatcaGCTGTGTGTCAGATGTCGTGTTTGTGGAAAGTTTAGCTCAGGGACAAACCCACCAAAAAAATTTACTCTGCATattagcttcttcttcttcctctctctcgtCATTGTGATTTTACAACCTGCAGGTTTACTGCTTGGTTCGGTCTTGCTGCTCTAATCACGGTTATAAATGGacaataataacataataaaataataaatgtgtctgCTCAGCACCAAAAAACTAAACAGACAAAGTTAGCCACTAACATAGCAGAGGAATTAGCAACTAAAGAGACAGATATTTCTCTGGAAACCAGACCAGAGTCAAAAAGACcagtgaatattggacttaGACTTCTCAGGTGTGTTCTAGTGAACAGTTGCACCTGCAGGTcaatgctaatgttgctttgCATCTTCAGGATGTGTAAATAATCCACTGTTTGCTAACACGTTCACCAtatcaacaaaaaaaagcaagagtTGTCAGTGTAgtttgtcttcctgtttctctaAAATTGTTCATTATTGAGCCAAtaacacactttgtttttacatctCTTTACTTTTTCCTTCTAGTGGACTGACACAATGTGGAAATGTACCACAGTgtcaaaatacatattttagaaaatgcttccctgcctctccagataAATTTAAAAAGCTTGTTCTTagatagaaaatgtgtttttcttcttgtctttacCCTTAAAAAATCTGCAAGCATCAAACAAATTTCAAATAAAGGTTAAAGAGTCGATGTGTCCTCTTAAGAACTACattacattaacacacattGACCTTTGCTAAATATATTTCAGGCAAACAGTGACCTGTTTAACAAACACCTACAGGATGTGCCTTTCACTCATGGCACTTTGATATATATTCTTTTCTACAGTAGCTGGATGAGTGATACGTTATTGTCTCACTTTGTCTGTTGGGGTTTGGGAAAGCTGAGCAGTAGCTGTGTTATTTAGATGCTCTGGGGTCATTTTACATCACAAGTCAAAAGGATTTTCACAGGATCGAACCCAGAACCCTGCAATCTGCAGAGACAGTGCTCAGACCTCAAAATGTACTCTGTGGCTAAAACCTCAACCTCTGCCAGCTATTTTTAGAAGGAAGAATTCACAAAATTATGCGTCTTTGGACTTACATCCatggcaaaggctcagcttTTTCCAGGGTGATTAACTAGGGGAATTCAACTTGAGCATAATAAAATCTATTTGTGTATCTCATGGTTCCCACTTGGGTAGCAGTTTTCACCAGACCATTTTGAGTGATATTTAACAAACGTATGTTTGTTCCCTGATCAAGTTCCCTTTGTAACGTCCAAACCAACCAGAAATTGGCCTGGAACCCATTTTTGCTCCCAAACCTGTGTTTTAGAAATTAATGTTTTAAGAAGCAGACAAATATTAATAGCACGAGACATAACTCAAGCAGTGAAATAGCAAGGATAGTTTTATCAGAGTAGATTATCAAGCCTTCAAGTACAGTAGGTCTACAGTTGATATATTTCCCAAGAGACCTTGTTGCTTCATCGTCCACTGAGCTGTTCTGCAGAGACTTCTCAGCAGCATAATCAAAGACACTCTCTAAAacctctgcagctgcagactcCAAACATTGTCTGTTCTAATGTCCGATCTATTTTTAGTTTGCTTGTGAAGTTACATAAGAGTTCGACACTAACAAAGCCAGAGGGTCATGAGAGAAGATTGGTAGGGTCGTAAAGGTGGAGACAGGGCATCTTTAATGGTTCGAAGTGGCCACGGCACTGGAGGCTTCATTTCAGAGATAAAGAAAGTGAGCAGACAAAAGGACCAGTGAAATATAGTAGGTCCTACTGTGTGGGACCATTCCACCCCCCGACCCAACATATAAATCTCAACCTCAGTAATGAGAACTTGGCTGGAAGTGATcaaaaaaaagagacacagtGGAGGCGGAGATGCTATAAACGGCAGGGGATTTACTGATGTTGTTTTGGGGGACCTATGCTAAAGCACAACCTCCCCTGAGCTGACCCTTCTGATCATGTGGTCCAAATAGAAGGATTTTTGGATGGCAAAGTCAGTtgctcagtctgttgttccccatgttggtccagactgaaatgtcATGAAGttggcccttttttttttttttttttttttttgttttatagtgAAGTGAAGCTATTGGACAGGTTGCCATGAAATGTGGTACACACTTAATGCTTAAATGGTATGTTAGCATGCAACGTGGCTAAATTAAGATGTTAGGAATGAATTGGTGTGTTTGTCGCCCTTTTGGTCTTGTTTTCAACATTTACTGACTGTAAATGTTGAACCAAATAATTTAATTGGGAATCTGTCATGAGAAGATCTCCAACTTATCCAGTTGTTCTCAGCATGAACATGATACATTATGTGAAAATTGTATGGACATGCACCACATTAACATCAACTTATTAAGTGGTATAGTGTTAGAGGAGTGGTGTTCGTTGGTTTGATCTGTACTCCTGCCCACATTACTCCAAATGTCTTGGGTggagaaaatgtaaaagttCTAAGGTAGAACGTTGTGGTGGCTTCGTCAGCCATATTGCATCATGAAACAAGAATTTGTTTAGTTGCTCCCTCTTGGCTGTGCGCTAGGCCTCGTTCAGTATCACAGCAGGGTTGAAGTGAGAgtttaaagagaaaaatatcctGCTTTGGAAGTCTGGTAGGAAAAGACTGGTTTTCTTCTGGAAAATATCCACAGAGTGACACACTGCTTTACGAGGGTCTTTTGAGGATGTCGTAATAGTTCTCactcccactttttttttttatatatatattttgctgGGAGAGCAGGAAGCCTGGCTGAGTGCGTGTTCTCCTACAGGGCTTTTATATCACAGAACACTACAAGTTGACAAGTAAACAAGCTTAAATGTTGCATAAGTTTTGCTTTTCACTGTAACTACTGCCAGCTGAACTGTACATGTGGCAATGCAGGCTGGTCAGTATCTGTAACACCAGCTTGTAGATCTGGTACCCAAGGGCAGTATGAGGAGGCAGAACAGGAACAGCTGTTGCCATGACgatgtctgttttctgtttgattatTTCTTTAATGTAAGGAGACAAACTCTTGGTTCCCAAGTCTGTCAAAGcactaaaaatgttttccagtGATATTTGGCTGAATACAGTGATGATCTGCTAAATTTCAGCTGACATACCTGTACAATAACCAACAGTAAATTCCAAACAGAGTAGTCTTTAAAGGCAGTTTTTCCAGTGACACCCTTGTCTGCGTGTCCCTCAGGTGTTCGAGAAGTTGAAGGACCACATGCTGATCCCCCTGCACACAGTGGAGTTGGCCAAAGTGGACGGATCACTCACATGCTGCTCTGTACTCATCAAGAAAGCCAACATCTGAGCACGCGCACCAGGAGTCTCTCAGTGCACGGTAACCAAGCGGAGCCTGGATCTGATCACTGAGGATTGCAAGGTTTAACAAAACACTCTTAGTACTTAGAGGATGGATGGGCAGGTTTGTTGCTGATGGACaaagaaattttaaatttaaagtcaCCATCTCCTCAACCCctccaaaaattaaaaaaataaaataacaaacatcGCTAAAACGGCGTTCAGTTGACATAAAATACCATTTCCTTATGTGGCTATTACATTCAAATAAGTCTGCTTTTGTTCTTGACTTGGATATACAATTATTCTAACATTTGCTATAATTAGTGAACAGGCTTGCAGGCTCCTAAATTTTTCCTGAGTTAAGCCACGATTTGTCCTATACAGCTAGTCAACAAACTTAAAATATTACTGTGTGTAGACCAATCTTTGCTTACTGTTCAGTGTTTCCAGCCCTTTAAGATAGACCACATTGAGCAGAGCACGTGACCAACAAAGCCAgacagatgtgtttgtttgtgtagctATATGAAAGTAGAGGCTTATTCAAAACTCAAATAACTGActttaacagtgaaaatgtatGCAGTtattgtgtttacatgcaccATTTGAACCATGATTTATAATTTGTGTCTTTGGTTATGTAATGCAAAGGGTTTTTGATTCATTTAACCAGAACTGTATTTTGGAGTGTGGAGGATGGAGAGAACACATcctactttttaaatgtgtatgttttatttacagttggTGCTAAGCAAATTTCATGACCATACTTTTATTTCCAAGCCACTAATACCGTAGTGTATGTTATTTGAAAAAGCTGCATAGTCATCTGTGTGGATTTCTTGTTCTAAGAGTGCAGTTCTAGAAAATCTTTCTGGAGGCAGGAGCTTTTTGGTGTGATCAGACTTTTGATTTTGGTGAAGTTATGATTGATATGGGAAATACTGCCATTAATATCTGAGGTGCTCTTACTCTTCATAACTATTGCTTACTAATCTTTGGCAGAGATTGTACAGTATTGGAGGTCAGTTTTGACTGATCTTTAGTAATTGCCACCAGCTGGAGAAGCTAACAGTAGCctgttaatttattttacaaggAGCCATTTTGTTGCACCAGTTTTGCATCCTTCATGGTAAACATTTGTGTAGAAATATTTGCGGAGGCAAACTTAATATGTGCCAACTCTGCAGAAGACAGCTAAAAGCTGCCATCAGTGGAGAATTATTAAGCTTTCATCTTCAACGTAACACCTCTGTTTTGCTTAATGCATGCCTTTATGGAAAAGCAGCGCTGAATGATTCTGAAGGTACTGTGGTTTTCTCACAGCATTGATTCCACTGGTGGTGTTAATTACACTGGTCCTTCTTTCCCTGTCGAGCAGTTTCTAACTGCAAACTGGCTTAGAGCATGCTGTGAAACCTATGTCTGTTCCTCTAAATCTAGTAGCATCAAATGCGACTGCAGTGACAGTTTGCACTCAGCATGCAGCACAAACTGCCTGCCTGTTTggtgtatttctgtgtatggTAGCTGTCAGCAGGAGTTTAAAGGATGTCGATGAGCTGTTTTAGTGGCCTTATCTCTGGTTTTGCTGAATTCGAGTTGGAGGCCTGTAGATATAACTACATAGTAAATGTAAACAattactgtatactgtacatatactatatatactgtacatgctcaTCACATCTGAAACATGTTGTATCTCTATGTGATTATAAGTGAAAGTTGAGGAAATGACATCAGGAGGTGATTCAGCCTCCTTCCATAGACGTTTGTGTATGGGCAAGAGGGCAGTGATGAAACATGGAAAGAATTCCTGCTGGGAGGAGAGCCGTGTATGCAAGTAAACACTGACTCGCTTAAACTTTCTCTTGACGGTCTCACTCGAAGTACTAGCTGTCTCCCACCCTTAGTTATTGCCTCATAGACGACTTCGGACTAATTTATGGCCATGATATCATACAGTCTGGCAAACACTGTAGATGTGATGGCCTCTGTGACAGTAGTAGTATATTTCACAAAAGGCAGCTGGCTGGGTGCAGTTCTTATTCTCACAGTTTACTCTTTCAGGCTGAGCCAGGCAGGACTGCTCTTACACTGTCTGATTAGTACTGTGTGGGTGATTGGTTGAAAGCTCTGAGAAACCAAATCCTTTTCCAACTGCTGAAAATTCACTAAAATTCACTATGGTTTAATATGGTCTTGGCTCTTGGCTGACCAGGCTGTAtgagttgctgctgctgaagaattgcttgttttgttgaaGGTGTATATTTATCCTGCTAGTCCACTTGTTTGCGAGAGCAGTTATGATATTGTGATTGTTCATGTTTAAACTCAGGTGTGTTGGATTTCACGCAAGCTGTGAGTAGTAATTATTTGAGTCATAAATTGAGCATTTCACCTACTTTGTGTAATAAACTTAACATGTAGCATTGAGctgtgttacttttttttttttttgtaattcagGTTAAAAATAGTCCAAGTTGTGGAGGTTTACCTTAACTGTCATTTCATGATTTTAATGctatttttaattcatattgTATTTACAGGCATTACCTTCAAAGACAAGGTTTTCATCAGGTATGATAAAATCCAAACGTGAACCTGGACCAATATCTAACTGTTCTTTCTATTTTCAGTGGTGTTGAATAATTACAGGAATTGTCTCAGCAAGGGCCAAGGCATCTGTCTGTTGATCTCTGCTGCCACCTAGTGGTACTAAAGATGCAAGACAGTCATAACAAGGTTAGTAGAGAGAACAGTAGAGTAAATGCTCCTGTGTCATGGTGCAATAGGTGCCCAGGAAAGTTCAAATCGCACACTTCACAGAAAATgcaagtagaaaaaaaataagcttttttaagtttattatcaaaaatacaaacaagttCAAATGTAATATCCGTCATAAACAAAATGCATGTTTCAGCAATGACTGTGTATACATTGATTACCTTAATCCGGTTAAGGTCATAGACTACATTTACATGGGCAGCAATAATCTGACTATTGACCATAATTGAATTAAGATGTGGAGTATTCCTATTTTAATCACAATATGAATGTTCTGAGAGTTTTGGCTGCATTTTGCAACAGGATATCTATATACACGGCACATGCGAAAAATTTTCCTTCCATTCGGTGTCATCTAATTCCATAGAACGA includes the following:
- the ddah1 gene encoding N(G),N(G)-dimethylarginine dimethylaminohydrolase 1 isoform X2, with the protein product MKGALKNLNLNIVEMTDENATLDGGDVLFTGREFFVGLSKRTNQRGAEILADAFKDYAVSTVPVLEALHLKSFCSMGGPGLIVIGSSEPAQKALKIMQQMSDHRYDKLTVPDDQAANCIYMNLPNKGHVLLHCSADEFPESVKVFEKLKDHMLIPLHTVELAKVDGSLTCCSVLIKKANI